The following are from one region of the Syngnathus acus chromosome 10, fSynAcu1.2, whole genome shotgun sequence genome:
- the LOC119128131 gene encoding nuclear factor 1 B-type-like isoform X4 produces MYSPICLTQDEFHPFIEALLPHVRAIAYTWFNLQARKRKYFKKHEKRMSKDEERAVKDELLGEKAEVKQKWASRLLAKLRKDIRQEYREDFVLSVTGKKHPCCVLSNPDQKGKIRRIDCLRQADKVWRLDLVMVILFKGIPLESTDGERLVKSPHCTNPALCVQPHHITVSVKELDLFLAYYVQDQDSQQSGSPSNNEPGKNPLPVYLEDSFIKSGVFSVAELVRVSRMPITHGAAVNFSMADMPGQPYYHDLNSGVGMHRSLSSPPGSKRPKTVNLEENMDTSPTGPDFYSSPSSPASGRANWHDRDGADMSSPTMKKPEKAMFSPTSPQDSSPRISTFPQPHHPGLTGVGHSVISTRSPPPHSPLQFSASAILPPAPSSYFPHTTIRYPPHLNPADPLKSYVPSYDPSSPQSSQPNSSGQVVGKVPGHFTPVLAPSPHHGAVRPVSLSMPDTKPITTSTEGYSAPGTPTANRFVGLSPRDPAFLHQQQLKKCDWSVTPNGRHYGPSAADDTLGIAWQSPGTWASLVPFQVPNGTPILPTNVHQNYSISIIGEPLVPAETGN; encoded by the exons ATGTATTCTCCAATTTGTCTTACTCAG GATGAGTTCCATCCCTTCATCGAGGCCCTCCTGCCGCACGTCCGCGCCATCGCCTACACGTGGTTCAACCTGCAGGCCAGGAAGCGCAAGTACTTCAAGAAGCACGAGAAGCGGATGTCCAAGGACGAGGAACGTGCCGTCAAGGACGAGCTCCTCGGCGAGAAGGCCGAGGTCAAGCAGAAGTGGGCCTCGCGGCTGCTGGCCAAGCTACGCAAGGACATCCGGCAGGAGTACCGCGAGGACTTTGTGCTGAGCGTGACGGGCAAGAAGCACCCGTGCTGCGTGCTCTCCAACCCGGACCAGAAGGGCAAGATCCGCCGCATCGACTGCTTGCGGCAAGCCGACAAAGTCTGGCGCCTGGACCTGGTCATGGTCATCCTCTTCAAAGGCATCCCCCTGGAAAGTACGGATGGCGAGCGCCTGGTCAAGTCGCCGCATTGCACCAACCCAGCACTTTGCGTCCAGCCGCACCACATCACCGTCTCCGTCAAGGAGCTGGACTTGTTCCTCGCCTACTATGTCCAGGATCAAG ACTCCCAGCAGTCAGGAAGTCCCAGTAACAATGAGCCAGGCAAGAACCCTCTTCCAG TCTATTTGGAAGACAGCTTCATCAAATCGGGAGTGTTCAGCGTTGCCGAACTGGTGCGGGTGTCCAGAA TGCCCATCACCCACGGTGCGGCGGTCAACTTCTCCATGGCGGACATGCCCGGGCAACCCTACTACCACGACCTCAACTCCGGCGTGGGGATGCACCGCTCCCTGTCCTCCCCTCCCGGCAG CAAAAGGCCCAAAACCGTCAACCTGGAGGAGAACATGGACACCAGCCCGACCGGACCCGACTTCTACTCGTCGCCCAGCTCGCCGGCCAGCGGTCGGGCAAACTGGCACGACCGAGACGGAG CAGACATGTCGTCCCCCACCATGAAGAAGCCGGAGAAGGCCATGTTTAGCCCCACCTCCCCGCAAGACTCCTCGCCGCGAATCAGCACTTTTCCTCAGCCTCACCACCCGGGCCTGACGGGCGTGGGACACAGTG TTATTTCCACGAGGAGCCCCCCGCCGCACTCGCCGCTGCAGTTCTCCGCCTCGGCCATCCTGCCGCCCGCGCCGTCGTCCTACTTCCCGCACACCACCATCCGCTACCCGCCCCACCTCAACCCGGCCGACCCGCTCAAGAGCTACGTGCCGTCGTACGACCCGTCCAGCCCGCAGAGCAGCCAG CCTAACAGCAGCGGCCAGGTGGTGGGCAAAGTCCCGGGCCACTTCACGCCGGTCCTGGCTCCCTCCCCGCACCACGGCGCCGTGCGACCCGTCTCGCTGTCCATGCCCGACACCAAGCCCATCACTACGTCAACCGAAG GCTACTCGGCTCCCGGCACCCCGACGGCTAACCGATTCGTCGGCCTGAGCCCGCGAGATCCCGCCTTTCTGCACCAGCAACAG CTGAAGAAGTGTGACTGGAGCGTGACTCCAAACGGCAGGCATTACGGCCCCAGTGCCGCCGACGACACTTTGGGGATTGCTTGGCAAAG TCCTGGTACCTGGGCGAGCTTAGTTCCATTCCAAGTGCCGAACGGGACGCCGATTCTGCCAACAAATGTCCACCAGAACTACAGCATAAGCATCATTGGTGAGCCGCTGGTCCCCGCCGAGACCGGGAACTGA
- the LOC119128131 gene encoding nuclear factor 1 B-type-like isoform X7: MYSPICLTQDEFHPFIEALLPHVRAIAYTWFNLQARKRKYFKKHEKRMSKDEERAVKDELLGEKAEVKQKWASRLLAKLRKDIRQEYREDFVLSVTGKKHPCCVLSNPDQKGKIRRIDCLRQADKVWRLDLVMVILFKGIPLESTDGERLVKSPHCTNPALCVQPHHITVSVKELDLFLAYYVQDQVYLEDSFIKSGVFSVAELVRVSRMPITHGAAVNFSMADMPGQPYYHDLNSGVGMHRSLSSPPGSKRPKTVNLEENMDTSPTGPDFYSSPSSPASGRANWHDRDGDMSSPTMKKPEKAMFSPTSPQDSSPRISTFPQPHHPGLTGVGHSVISTRSPPPHSPLQFSASAILPPAPSSYFPHTTIRYPPHLNPADPLKSYVPSYDPSSPQSSQPNSSGQVVGKVPGHFTPVLAPSPHHGAVRPVSLSMPDTKPITTSTEGYSAPGTPTANRFVGLSPRDPAFLHQQQLKKCDWSVTPNGRHYGPSAADDTLGIAWQSPGTWASLVPFQVPNGTPILPTNVHQNYSISIIGEPLVPAETGN, encoded by the exons ATGTATTCTCCAATTTGTCTTACTCAG GATGAGTTCCATCCCTTCATCGAGGCCCTCCTGCCGCACGTCCGCGCCATCGCCTACACGTGGTTCAACCTGCAGGCCAGGAAGCGCAAGTACTTCAAGAAGCACGAGAAGCGGATGTCCAAGGACGAGGAACGTGCCGTCAAGGACGAGCTCCTCGGCGAGAAGGCCGAGGTCAAGCAGAAGTGGGCCTCGCGGCTGCTGGCCAAGCTACGCAAGGACATCCGGCAGGAGTACCGCGAGGACTTTGTGCTGAGCGTGACGGGCAAGAAGCACCCGTGCTGCGTGCTCTCCAACCCGGACCAGAAGGGCAAGATCCGCCGCATCGACTGCTTGCGGCAAGCCGACAAAGTCTGGCGCCTGGACCTGGTCATGGTCATCCTCTTCAAAGGCATCCCCCTGGAAAGTACGGATGGCGAGCGCCTGGTCAAGTCGCCGCATTGCACCAACCCAGCACTTTGCGTCCAGCCGCACCACATCACCGTCTCCGTCAAGGAGCTGGACTTGTTCCTCGCCTACTATGTCCAGGATCAAG TCTATTTGGAAGACAGCTTCATCAAATCGGGAGTGTTCAGCGTTGCCGAACTGGTGCGGGTGTCCAGAA TGCCCATCACCCACGGTGCGGCGGTCAACTTCTCCATGGCGGACATGCCCGGGCAACCCTACTACCACGACCTCAACTCCGGCGTGGGGATGCACCGCTCCCTGTCCTCCCCTCCCGGCAG CAAAAGGCCCAAAACCGTCAACCTGGAGGAGAACATGGACACCAGCCCGACCGGACCCGACTTCTACTCGTCGCCCAGCTCGCCGGCCAGCGGTCGGGCAAACTGGCACGACCGAGACGGAG ACATGTCGTCCCCCACCATGAAGAAGCCGGAGAAGGCCATGTTTAGCCCCACCTCCCCGCAAGACTCCTCGCCGCGAATCAGCACTTTTCCTCAGCCTCACCACCCGGGCCTGACGGGCGTGGGACACAGTG TTATTTCCACGAGGAGCCCCCCGCCGCACTCGCCGCTGCAGTTCTCCGCCTCGGCCATCCTGCCGCCCGCGCCGTCGTCCTACTTCCCGCACACCACCATCCGCTACCCGCCCCACCTCAACCCGGCCGACCCGCTCAAGAGCTACGTGCCGTCGTACGACCCGTCCAGCCCGCAGAGCAGCCAG CCTAACAGCAGCGGCCAGGTGGTGGGCAAAGTCCCGGGCCACTTCACGCCGGTCCTGGCTCCCTCCCCGCACCACGGCGCCGTGCGACCCGTCTCGCTGTCCATGCCCGACACCAAGCCCATCACTACGTCAACCGAAG GCTACTCGGCTCCCGGCACCCCGACGGCTAACCGATTCGTCGGCCTGAGCCCGCGAGATCCCGCCTTTCTGCACCAGCAACAG CTGAAGAAGTGTGACTGGAGCGTGACTCCAAACGGCAGGCATTACGGCCCCAGTGCCGCCGACGACACTTTGGGGATTGCTTGGCAAAG TCCTGGTACCTGGGCGAGCTTAGTTCCATTCCAAGTGCCGAACGGGACGCCGATTCTGCCAACAAATGTCCACCAGAACTACAGCATAAGCATCATTGGTGAGCCGCTGGTCCCCGCCGAGACCGGGAACTGA
- the LOC119128131 gene encoding nuclear factor 1 B-type-like isoform X3 — protein sequence MYSPICLTQDEFHPFIEALLPHVRAIAYTWFNLQARKRKYFKKHEKRMSKDEERAVKDELLGEKAEVKQKWASRLLAKLRKDIRQEYREDFVLSVTGKKHPCCVLSNPDQKGKIRRIDCLRQADKVWRLDLVMVILFKGIPLESTDGERLVKSPHCTNPALCVQPHHITVSVKELDLFLAYYVQDQVYLEDSFIKSGVFSVAELVRVSRMPITHGAAVNFSMADMPGQPYYHDLNSGVGMHRSLSSPPGRSASSRLERTPQSPYLAERQSKRPKTVNLEENMDTSPTGPDFYSSPSSPASGRANWHDRDGADMSSPTMKKPEKAMFSPTSPQDSSPRISTFPQPHHPGLTGVGHSVISTRSPPPHSPLQFSASAILPPAPSSYFPHTTIRYPPHLNPADPLKSYVPSYDPSSPQSSQPNSSGQVVGKVPGHFTPVLAPSPHHGAVRPVSLSMPDTKPITTSTEGYSAPGTPTANRFVGLSPRDPAFLHQQQLKKCDWSVTPNGRHYGPSAADDTLGIAWQSPGTWASLVPFQVPNGTPILPTNVHQNYSISIIGEPLVPAETGN from the exons ATGTATTCTCCAATTTGTCTTACTCAG GATGAGTTCCATCCCTTCATCGAGGCCCTCCTGCCGCACGTCCGCGCCATCGCCTACACGTGGTTCAACCTGCAGGCCAGGAAGCGCAAGTACTTCAAGAAGCACGAGAAGCGGATGTCCAAGGACGAGGAACGTGCCGTCAAGGACGAGCTCCTCGGCGAGAAGGCCGAGGTCAAGCAGAAGTGGGCCTCGCGGCTGCTGGCCAAGCTACGCAAGGACATCCGGCAGGAGTACCGCGAGGACTTTGTGCTGAGCGTGACGGGCAAGAAGCACCCGTGCTGCGTGCTCTCCAACCCGGACCAGAAGGGCAAGATCCGCCGCATCGACTGCTTGCGGCAAGCCGACAAAGTCTGGCGCCTGGACCTGGTCATGGTCATCCTCTTCAAAGGCATCCCCCTGGAAAGTACGGATGGCGAGCGCCTGGTCAAGTCGCCGCATTGCACCAACCCAGCACTTTGCGTCCAGCCGCACCACATCACCGTCTCCGTCAAGGAGCTGGACTTGTTCCTCGCCTACTATGTCCAGGATCAAG TCTATTTGGAAGACAGCTTCATCAAATCGGGAGTGTTCAGCGTTGCCGAACTGGTGCGGGTGTCCAGAA TGCCCATCACCCACGGTGCGGCGGTCAACTTCTCCATGGCGGACATGCCCGGGCAACCCTACTACCACGACCTCAACTCCGGCGTGGGGATGCACCGCTCCCTGTCCTCCCCTCCCGGCAGGTCAGCAAGCTCGCGACTCGAGCGCACTCCGCAAAGCCCCTATCTCGCCGAGCGGCAAAG CAAAAGGCCCAAAACCGTCAACCTGGAGGAGAACATGGACACCAGCCCGACCGGACCCGACTTCTACTCGTCGCCCAGCTCGCCGGCCAGCGGTCGGGCAAACTGGCACGACCGAGACGGAG CAGACATGTCGTCCCCCACCATGAAGAAGCCGGAGAAGGCCATGTTTAGCCCCACCTCCCCGCAAGACTCCTCGCCGCGAATCAGCACTTTTCCTCAGCCTCACCACCCGGGCCTGACGGGCGTGGGACACAGTG TTATTTCCACGAGGAGCCCCCCGCCGCACTCGCCGCTGCAGTTCTCCGCCTCGGCCATCCTGCCGCCCGCGCCGTCGTCCTACTTCCCGCACACCACCATCCGCTACCCGCCCCACCTCAACCCGGCCGACCCGCTCAAGAGCTACGTGCCGTCGTACGACCCGTCCAGCCCGCAGAGCAGCCAG CCTAACAGCAGCGGCCAGGTGGTGGGCAAAGTCCCGGGCCACTTCACGCCGGTCCTGGCTCCCTCCCCGCACCACGGCGCCGTGCGACCCGTCTCGCTGTCCATGCCCGACACCAAGCCCATCACTACGTCAACCGAAG GCTACTCGGCTCCCGGCACCCCGACGGCTAACCGATTCGTCGGCCTGAGCCCGCGAGATCCCGCCTTTCTGCACCAGCAACAG CTGAAGAAGTGTGACTGGAGCGTGACTCCAAACGGCAGGCATTACGGCCCCAGTGCCGCCGACGACACTTTGGGGATTGCTTGGCAAAG TCCTGGTACCTGGGCGAGCTTAGTTCCATTCCAAGTGCCGAACGGGACGCCGATTCTGCCAACAAATGTCCACCAGAACTACAGCATAAGCATCATTGGTGAGCCGCTGGTCCCCGCCGAGACCGGGAACTGA
- the LOC119128131 gene encoding nuclear factor 1 B-type-like isoform X2, producing MYSPICLTQDEFHPFIEALLPHVRAIAYTWFNLQARKRKYFKKHEKRMSKDEERAVKDELLGEKAEVKQKWASRLLAKLRKDIRQEYREDFVLSVTGKKHPCCVLSNPDQKGKIRRIDCLRQADKVWRLDLVMVILFKGIPLESTDGERLVKSPHCTNPALCVQPHHITVSVKELDLFLAYYVQDQDSQQSGSPSNNEPGKNPLPVYLEDSFIKSGVFSVAELVRVSRMPITHGAAVNFSMADMPGQPYYHDLNSGVGMHRSLSSPPGRSASSRLERTPQSPYLAERQSKRPKTVNLEENMDTSPTGPDFYSSPSSPASGRANWHDRDGDMSSPTMKKPEKAMFSPTSPQDSSPRISTFPQPHHPGLTGVGHSVISTRSPPPHSPLQFSASAILPPAPSSYFPHTTIRYPPHLNPADPLKSYVPSYDPSSPQSSQPNSSGQVVGKVPGHFTPVLAPSPHHGAVRPVSLSMPDTKPITTSTEGYSAPGTPTANRFVGLSPRDPAFLHQQQLKKCDWSVTPNGRHYGPSAADDTLGIAWQSPGTWASLVPFQVPNGTPILPTNVHQNYSISIIGEPLVPAETGN from the exons ATGTATTCTCCAATTTGTCTTACTCAG GATGAGTTCCATCCCTTCATCGAGGCCCTCCTGCCGCACGTCCGCGCCATCGCCTACACGTGGTTCAACCTGCAGGCCAGGAAGCGCAAGTACTTCAAGAAGCACGAGAAGCGGATGTCCAAGGACGAGGAACGTGCCGTCAAGGACGAGCTCCTCGGCGAGAAGGCCGAGGTCAAGCAGAAGTGGGCCTCGCGGCTGCTGGCCAAGCTACGCAAGGACATCCGGCAGGAGTACCGCGAGGACTTTGTGCTGAGCGTGACGGGCAAGAAGCACCCGTGCTGCGTGCTCTCCAACCCGGACCAGAAGGGCAAGATCCGCCGCATCGACTGCTTGCGGCAAGCCGACAAAGTCTGGCGCCTGGACCTGGTCATGGTCATCCTCTTCAAAGGCATCCCCCTGGAAAGTACGGATGGCGAGCGCCTGGTCAAGTCGCCGCATTGCACCAACCCAGCACTTTGCGTCCAGCCGCACCACATCACCGTCTCCGTCAAGGAGCTGGACTTGTTCCTCGCCTACTATGTCCAGGATCAAG ACTCCCAGCAGTCAGGAAGTCCCAGTAACAATGAGCCAGGCAAGAACCCTCTTCCAG TCTATTTGGAAGACAGCTTCATCAAATCGGGAGTGTTCAGCGTTGCCGAACTGGTGCGGGTGTCCAGAA TGCCCATCACCCACGGTGCGGCGGTCAACTTCTCCATGGCGGACATGCCCGGGCAACCCTACTACCACGACCTCAACTCCGGCGTGGGGATGCACCGCTCCCTGTCCTCCCCTCCCGGCAGGTCAGCAAGCTCGCGACTCGAGCGCACTCCGCAAAGCCCCTATCTCGCCGAGCGGCAAAG CAAAAGGCCCAAAACCGTCAACCTGGAGGAGAACATGGACACCAGCCCGACCGGACCCGACTTCTACTCGTCGCCCAGCTCGCCGGCCAGCGGTCGGGCAAACTGGCACGACCGAGACGGAG ACATGTCGTCCCCCACCATGAAGAAGCCGGAGAAGGCCATGTTTAGCCCCACCTCCCCGCAAGACTCCTCGCCGCGAATCAGCACTTTTCCTCAGCCTCACCACCCGGGCCTGACGGGCGTGGGACACAGTG TTATTTCCACGAGGAGCCCCCCGCCGCACTCGCCGCTGCAGTTCTCCGCCTCGGCCATCCTGCCGCCCGCGCCGTCGTCCTACTTCCCGCACACCACCATCCGCTACCCGCCCCACCTCAACCCGGCCGACCCGCTCAAGAGCTACGTGCCGTCGTACGACCCGTCCAGCCCGCAGAGCAGCCAG CCTAACAGCAGCGGCCAGGTGGTGGGCAAAGTCCCGGGCCACTTCACGCCGGTCCTGGCTCCCTCCCCGCACCACGGCGCCGTGCGACCCGTCTCGCTGTCCATGCCCGACACCAAGCCCATCACTACGTCAACCGAAG GCTACTCGGCTCCCGGCACCCCGACGGCTAACCGATTCGTCGGCCTGAGCCCGCGAGATCCCGCCTTTCTGCACCAGCAACAG CTGAAGAAGTGTGACTGGAGCGTGACTCCAAACGGCAGGCATTACGGCCCCAGTGCCGCCGACGACACTTTGGGGATTGCTTGGCAAAG TCCTGGTACCTGGGCGAGCTTAGTTCCATTCCAAGTGCCGAACGGGACGCCGATTCTGCCAACAAATGTCCACCAGAACTACAGCATAAGCATCATTGGTGAGCCGCTGGTCCCCGCCGAGACCGGGAACTGA
- the LOC119128131 gene encoding nuclear factor 1 B-type-like isoform X5, with protein MYSPICLTQDEFHPFIEALLPHVRAIAYTWFNLQARKRKYFKKHEKRMSKDEERAVKDELLGEKAEVKQKWASRLLAKLRKDIRQEYREDFVLSVTGKKHPCCVLSNPDQKGKIRRIDCLRQADKVWRLDLVMVILFKGIPLESTDGERLVKSPHCTNPALCVQPHHITVSVKELDLFLAYYVQDQDSQQSGSPSNNEPGKNPLPVYLEDSFIKSGVFSVAELVRVSRMPITHGAAVNFSMADMPGQPYYHDLNSGVGMHRSLSSPPGSKRPKTVNLEENMDTSPTGPDFYSSPSSPASGRANWHDRDGDMSSPTMKKPEKAMFSPTSPQDSSPRISTFPQPHHPGLTGVGHSVISTRSPPPHSPLQFSASAILPPAPSSYFPHTTIRYPPHLNPADPLKSYVPSYDPSSPQSSQPNSSGQVVGKVPGHFTPVLAPSPHHGAVRPVSLSMPDTKPITTSTEGYSAPGTPTANRFVGLSPRDPAFLHQQQLKKCDWSVTPNGRHYGPSAADDTLGIAWQSPGTWASLVPFQVPNGTPILPTNVHQNYSISIIGEPLVPAETGN; from the exons ATGTATTCTCCAATTTGTCTTACTCAG GATGAGTTCCATCCCTTCATCGAGGCCCTCCTGCCGCACGTCCGCGCCATCGCCTACACGTGGTTCAACCTGCAGGCCAGGAAGCGCAAGTACTTCAAGAAGCACGAGAAGCGGATGTCCAAGGACGAGGAACGTGCCGTCAAGGACGAGCTCCTCGGCGAGAAGGCCGAGGTCAAGCAGAAGTGGGCCTCGCGGCTGCTGGCCAAGCTACGCAAGGACATCCGGCAGGAGTACCGCGAGGACTTTGTGCTGAGCGTGACGGGCAAGAAGCACCCGTGCTGCGTGCTCTCCAACCCGGACCAGAAGGGCAAGATCCGCCGCATCGACTGCTTGCGGCAAGCCGACAAAGTCTGGCGCCTGGACCTGGTCATGGTCATCCTCTTCAAAGGCATCCCCCTGGAAAGTACGGATGGCGAGCGCCTGGTCAAGTCGCCGCATTGCACCAACCCAGCACTTTGCGTCCAGCCGCACCACATCACCGTCTCCGTCAAGGAGCTGGACTTGTTCCTCGCCTACTATGTCCAGGATCAAG ACTCCCAGCAGTCAGGAAGTCCCAGTAACAATGAGCCAGGCAAGAACCCTCTTCCAG TCTATTTGGAAGACAGCTTCATCAAATCGGGAGTGTTCAGCGTTGCCGAACTGGTGCGGGTGTCCAGAA TGCCCATCACCCACGGTGCGGCGGTCAACTTCTCCATGGCGGACATGCCCGGGCAACCCTACTACCACGACCTCAACTCCGGCGTGGGGATGCACCGCTCCCTGTCCTCCCCTCCCGGCAG CAAAAGGCCCAAAACCGTCAACCTGGAGGAGAACATGGACACCAGCCCGACCGGACCCGACTTCTACTCGTCGCCCAGCTCGCCGGCCAGCGGTCGGGCAAACTGGCACGACCGAGACGGAG ACATGTCGTCCCCCACCATGAAGAAGCCGGAGAAGGCCATGTTTAGCCCCACCTCCCCGCAAGACTCCTCGCCGCGAATCAGCACTTTTCCTCAGCCTCACCACCCGGGCCTGACGGGCGTGGGACACAGTG TTATTTCCACGAGGAGCCCCCCGCCGCACTCGCCGCTGCAGTTCTCCGCCTCGGCCATCCTGCCGCCCGCGCCGTCGTCCTACTTCCCGCACACCACCATCCGCTACCCGCCCCACCTCAACCCGGCCGACCCGCTCAAGAGCTACGTGCCGTCGTACGACCCGTCCAGCCCGCAGAGCAGCCAG CCTAACAGCAGCGGCCAGGTGGTGGGCAAAGTCCCGGGCCACTTCACGCCGGTCCTGGCTCCCTCCCCGCACCACGGCGCCGTGCGACCCGTCTCGCTGTCCATGCCCGACACCAAGCCCATCACTACGTCAACCGAAG GCTACTCGGCTCCCGGCACCCCGACGGCTAACCGATTCGTCGGCCTGAGCCCGCGAGATCCCGCCTTTCTGCACCAGCAACAG CTGAAGAAGTGTGACTGGAGCGTGACTCCAAACGGCAGGCATTACGGCCCCAGTGCCGCCGACGACACTTTGGGGATTGCTTGGCAAAG TCCTGGTACCTGGGCGAGCTTAGTTCCATTCCAAGTGCCGAACGGGACGCCGATTCTGCCAACAAATGTCCACCAGAACTACAGCATAAGCATCATTGGTGAGCCGCTGGTCCCCGCCGAGACCGGGAACTGA
- the LOC119128131 gene encoding nuclear factor 1 B-type-like isoform X1 — translation MYSPICLTQDEFHPFIEALLPHVRAIAYTWFNLQARKRKYFKKHEKRMSKDEERAVKDELLGEKAEVKQKWASRLLAKLRKDIRQEYREDFVLSVTGKKHPCCVLSNPDQKGKIRRIDCLRQADKVWRLDLVMVILFKGIPLESTDGERLVKSPHCTNPALCVQPHHITVSVKELDLFLAYYVQDQDSQQSGSPSNNEPGKNPLPVYLEDSFIKSGVFSVAELVRVSRMPITHGAAVNFSMADMPGQPYYHDLNSGVGMHRSLSSPPGRSASSRLERTPQSPYLAERQSKRPKTVNLEENMDTSPTGPDFYSSPSSPASGRANWHDRDGADMSSPTMKKPEKAMFSPTSPQDSSPRISTFPQPHHPGLTGVGHSVISTRSPPPHSPLQFSASAILPPAPSSYFPHTTIRYPPHLNPADPLKSYVPSYDPSSPQSSQPNSSGQVVGKVPGHFTPVLAPSPHHGAVRPVSLSMPDTKPITTSTEGYSAPGTPTANRFVGLSPRDPAFLHQQQLKKCDWSVTPNGRHYGPSAADDTLGIAWQSPGTWASLVPFQVPNGTPILPTNVHQNYSISIIGEPLVPAETGN, via the exons ATGTATTCTCCAATTTGTCTTACTCAG GATGAGTTCCATCCCTTCATCGAGGCCCTCCTGCCGCACGTCCGCGCCATCGCCTACACGTGGTTCAACCTGCAGGCCAGGAAGCGCAAGTACTTCAAGAAGCACGAGAAGCGGATGTCCAAGGACGAGGAACGTGCCGTCAAGGACGAGCTCCTCGGCGAGAAGGCCGAGGTCAAGCAGAAGTGGGCCTCGCGGCTGCTGGCCAAGCTACGCAAGGACATCCGGCAGGAGTACCGCGAGGACTTTGTGCTGAGCGTGACGGGCAAGAAGCACCCGTGCTGCGTGCTCTCCAACCCGGACCAGAAGGGCAAGATCCGCCGCATCGACTGCTTGCGGCAAGCCGACAAAGTCTGGCGCCTGGACCTGGTCATGGTCATCCTCTTCAAAGGCATCCCCCTGGAAAGTACGGATGGCGAGCGCCTGGTCAAGTCGCCGCATTGCACCAACCCAGCACTTTGCGTCCAGCCGCACCACATCACCGTCTCCGTCAAGGAGCTGGACTTGTTCCTCGCCTACTATGTCCAGGATCAAG ACTCCCAGCAGTCAGGAAGTCCCAGTAACAATGAGCCAGGCAAGAACCCTCTTCCAG TCTATTTGGAAGACAGCTTCATCAAATCGGGAGTGTTCAGCGTTGCCGAACTGGTGCGGGTGTCCAGAA TGCCCATCACCCACGGTGCGGCGGTCAACTTCTCCATGGCGGACATGCCCGGGCAACCCTACTACCACGACCTCAACTCCGGCGTGGGGATGCACCGCTCCCTGTCCTCCCCTCCCGGCAGGTCAGCAAGCTCGCGACTCGAGCGCACTCCGCAAAGCCCCTATCTCGCCGAGCGGCAAAG CAAAAGGCCCAAAACCGTCAACCTGGAGGAGAACATGGACACCAGCCCGACCGGACCCGACTTCTACTCGTCGCCCAGCTCGCCGGCCAGCGGTCGGGCAAACTGGCACGACCGAGACGGAG CAGACATGTCGTCCCCCACCATGAAGAAGCCGGAGAAGGCCATGTTTAGCCCCACCTCCCCGCAAGACTCCTCGCCGCGAATCAGCACTTTTCCTCAGCCTCACCACCCGGGCCTGACGGGCGTGGGACACAGTG TTATTTCCACGAGGAGCCCCCCGCCGCACTCGCCGCTGCAGTTCTCCGCCTCGGCCATCCTGCCGCCCGCGCCGTCGTCCTACTTCCCGCACACCACCATCCGCTACCCGCCCCACCTCAACCCGGCCGACCCGCTCAAGAGCTACGTGCCGTCGTACGACCCGTCCAGCCCGCAGAGCAGCCAG CCTAACAGCAGCGGCCAGGTGGTGGGCAAAGTCCCGGGCCACTTCACGCCGGTCCTGGCTCCCTCCCCGCACCACGGCGCCGTGCGACCCGTCTCGCTGTCCATGCCCGACACCAAGCCCATCACTACGTCAACCGAAG GCTACTCGGCTCCCGGCACCCCGACGGCTAACCGATTCGTCGGCCTGAGCCCGCGAGATCCCGCCTTTCTGCACCAGCAACAG CTGAAGAAGTGTGACTGGAGCGTGACTCCAAACGGCAGGCATTACGGCCCCAGTGCCGCCGACGACACTTTGGGGATTGCTTGGCAAAG TCCTGGTACCTGGGCGAGCTTAGTTCCATTCCAAGTGCCGAACGGGACGCCGATTCTGCCAACAAATGTCCACCAGAACTACAGCATAAGCATCATTGGTGAGCCGCTGGTCCCCGCCGAGACCGGGAACTGA